Below is a window of Culturomica massiliensis DNA.
TAGGAGTTATTGTCGTAAATCTGTCGAATAATGTAATCAGTATTAAGGACGGAGAACGGATATGCCAGATGGTGATCAATAAGGTTGAGCAGGCTGAATTGATTGAAGTAAACGAATTGAATGCGACAGAAAGAGGATCCGGCGGATTCGGGCATACCGGTAAAAATTAAATCTAACAGATTAACTGAATAAAGGAATATGAAGATAGGATTTGTTTTTTTTCTTATTTTTCTTTTGAATATCAGTGTTTTTGCTGACGATAAAAAGAAAGTGGACGGTTATGAGAGTTTGGATGAAAAATCAAAACTGGAATTTGATTATTCCTTTATGGAAGGTATCCGGTCTAAAATTACGGGTGATTTACAAACGGCTTTGGGATGGTATGATAATTGTTTGAAAATATATCCGGAAAGTCCTGTTGTTAAGTATGAAATAGCCAATATTCTTGTATTGACGGAAGATTATAACGGTGCTTTGCAATTGGCCCGTGAAGCTGTAGCCGGTAATCCGGGAAATTTATGGTATAAATTATTATTGGCTAATGTATTGCAGAAAAAAGCTATGATTGAAGAAGCTTGTAATGTATATGCCGATATCATAGCAAAATATCCGGATAAGGAAGAGTTTTATTTGATAGAAGCGAATTTGTACACTTCTGTCGAAAAATGGCAACAGGCAATAGATGTATACGACCGCTATGAAAAACAGAATGGCATAACGGAGCCTGTTACGATAGAAAAAATAAAGCTTTATACAAAACTTAATAATTTAAAAGGAGCTTCTAATGAACTTTTGAAATTGATTCGGAAATATCCGGAGAAAAATGAATATTTGAGTTTGCTGGCCGAGCTTTATTTTAATTATAACCAGGATAAGAAAGGATTGCAAATATTGAATAAGTTGTTGGCTGCAGATCCGGATAACGGTTTCGTCCATTTATATCTTTCTGATTATTACAGGGATAAAAATCAATTGGAAAATGCTGATAAACATGTAAGGAAGGCATTGTTGAGTGATGAACTTGATAATTCTTTTAAGGTACAGTATATTTTGAAATTGGTTTTAAGTGGTGATACAATTAAAGTTTCTGACAGTCAATTGAATGCTTATGTGGATTTATTAGTTAATAAGTACAGGGACGATCTTTCGATCCGGGCTTTGCATTCTGATTTTCTGAAAAAAGAAAATAAATTGAATGAAGCGAGAGGTGAATTGGAATATATTCTTTCTCAGGATAAAAATAATTTCGCTATCTGGCAGGAATTATTGCTGTTGTGCAATGAAATGACGGATACGGCCTGTATGTATACAAAAAGTGTTGAAGCTATTAAATATTTTCCGGAGCAACCTTTGCCTTATGTTTTAGCGGGTATTTCTTTAATGATGGAGAAGAATTATAAGGATGCCGTTGATTTCTTTAAAGACGGATTAAAGCTTACTGATGAAAATATACATTTAAAGGCTCAGTTTTATTCGTATCTCGGAGATTGTTATTATAATCTGGACAGTGTTCAGGAAGCGTTCCGTATGTTTGACAACGTATTGAATATTAATCCGAACGATGCGATGGTTTTGAATAATTACGCTTATTATCTTTCACTTTTGGGTGAGAATCTGAGTAAAGCCGAAAGAATGAGTTCCCAGGCTGTTACTTTGGAGTCTGAGAACGGAACTTATCTCGATACTTATGCCTGGGTTTTGTATATGCGGAAAGATTATTCTCAAGCTTTGTATTATATGAAGTTAGCTATGCAATATTCAAAAGAGGTTTCCGGTGTATTATATGAGCATTACGGTGATATATTGTATATGAACGGAGATAAGGAGAAAGCTGTGGAGATGTGGAAGAAGGCTATGGAAGCAGGAGACGAGACAAGCAGTGATCTTCCGGCTAAAATTTCCGGAGAACATAAATTTTAATTTCTTTGGAACGTTGAAAGTGGGTATCAAATGAACAGATTTTTTTTCTTTCTGTTGTTTTCATGTTTGCTGTTTTCTTGCAGTCCGATGAAAAAAGCAGTTATTTATAAGGAAACCAGTAATATCGGTGAAGTTAAACTGTTTAAAAATATAGAGAATAGTGAATTAAATTATAATACATTATATTCTAAAAAAGTAGAACTTTCAGTCGATATAAACGGGAAAGAAAACAGTCTCAAAGGTATGCTGAGGATTCGAAGGGACAGTTTTATATGGATGTCTGTAACTGCTCCTTTAGGAATTGAAGTAGCCAGAATATATCTGACGCCTGACAGTGTAAAATTTTTAGATTCTTACAACAAGAAATATCTGTTGACAGATTACGGATTCTTTTATGATAGATTTGGTATAAGTATCAGTTTTTCGTGCATTCAGAAGATATTGACTAATGTATATTTCAATTTAGAGGATTGTAGCAGTAGTGAATCCAGGAATGATAAGTTTAAATTTGAGCGGACAGACAATGATTATGTGCTTTCGAATATCCAGAAAAGAGCGATAAACCGAAAGATCAAGAAATTTTTTAAAAAGAAAAGAAAGAATAAGGATTTTGCATTGGTATTGCAAAAAATACATATCGATCCGGAGTATTTTCGTCCGTATAAATTGACTTTGGAAGATTTGGAAGAAGATATGGGTATAACTGCTGTATACATTGATTTTAAAGATATTAACGGAAAAATTTTTCCGGAAAAAATGATTTTTAGTTCAAATTTCGATGAGAATAGAATAAAAGTTGTGTTGAAACTTTCCCGTTTGGAATTTGATGTAAATGTAACACCTACTTTTCGGGTACCTGCGAAATATAAACAATTAATCAGTTCCACAGAGTAGTAAATTTATGCTTATGAAACTTCCATATAATGGCATATTATTGATTTTATTTCTGTTTTTATGCGGATCGCTTACTGCTCAATCTATCAATCAGATTAAAAAGGAAAAAGAACAAAGTGAAAAGCAGATTTCTTATTTGAATAAATTGTTGAAGGAAACACAGAACAGTAAATCGTTTTCTTTGGAAAGACTGAATCTTATTCAACAGAAAATAGTGCAGAGTAAGCGCATAATTAATTCTTTAAATCAGGAAGTCCGTTATTTTGAAGGTCAGATTCAGAGTAATGAAAAAAGAATTTCAGAGTTGATTGCCGACAGGGAATCTATGCTGGA
It encodes the following:
- a CDS encoding tetratricopeptide repeat protein produces the protein MKIGFVFFLIFLLNISVFADDKKKVDGYESLDEKSKLEFDYSFMEGIRSKITGDLQTALGWYDNCLKIYPESPVVKYEIANILVLTEDYNGALQLAREAVAGNPGNLWYKLLLANVLQKKAMIEEACNVYADIIAKYPDKEEFYLIEANLYTSVEKWQQAIDVYDRYEKQNGITEPVTIEKIKLYTKLNNLKGASNELLKLIRKYPEKNEYLSLLAELYFNYNQDKKGLQILNKLLAADPDNGFVHLYLSDYYRDKNQLENADKHVRKALLSDELDNSFKVQYILKLVLSGDTIKVSDSQLNAYVDLLVNKYRDDLSIRALHSDFLKKENKLNEARGELEYILSQDKNNFAIWQELLLLCNEMTDTACMYTKSVEAIKYFPEQPLPYVLAGISLMMEKNYKDAVDFFKDGLKLTDENIHLKAQFYSYLGDCYYNLDSVQEAFRMFDNVLNINPNDAMVLNNYAYYLSLLGENLSKAERMSSQAVTLESENGTYLDTYAWVLYMRKDYSQALYYMKLAMQYSKEVSGVLYEHYGDILYMNGDKEKAVEMWKKAMEAGDETSSDLPAKISGEHKF
- a CDS encoding DUF4292 domain-containing protein; protein product: MNRFFFFLLFSCLLFSCSPMKKAVIYKETSNIGEVKLFKNIENSELNYNTLYSKKVELSVDINGKENSLKGMLRIRRDSFIWMSVTAPLGIEVARIYLTPDSVKFLDSYNKKYLLTDYGFFYDRFGISISFSCIQKILTNVYFNLEDCSSSESRNDKFKFERTDNDYVLSNIQKRAINRKIKKFFKKKRKNKDFALVLQKIHIDPEYFRPYKLTLEDLEEDMGITAVYIDFKDINGKIFPEKMIFSSNFDENRIKVVLKLSRLEFDVNVTPTFRVPAKYKQLISSTE